A window from Helicobacter sp. 11S03491-1 encodes these proteins:
- a CDS encoding ribonuclease HII — MVCGIDEAGRGSLCGSMFVAGVACDQKNAHWLKEIGVKDSKKLSKPKRFELASKMQENKGLYTCIVQKSAWEIDTKGLSLCLRESIEEIISHLLGFAKRFCVDGNTLFGLQGGVGYSLEAIIKGDDKIPQISGASILAKTSKDAQMIELDEQFPQYGFKNNAGYGTSEHLEAIRTYGQTYWHRKSFVIR; from the coding sequence TGGGAGTATGTTTGTCGCCGGGGTTGCTTGTGATCAAAAAAATGCCCATTGGCTTAAAGAAATCGGGGTCAAAGATAGCAAAAAACTTTCAAAACCCAAACGTTTTGAACTTGCTTCAAAAATGCAAGAAAACAAGGGGCTATATACTTGTATTGTACAAAAAAGCGCTTGGGAGATTGATACAAAGGGATTGAGCTTGTGCTTGAGAGAATCTATAGAAGAGATTATTTCTCATCTCTTGGGTTTTGCTAAGAGGTTTTGTGTAGATGGGAATACGCTTTTTGGGCTTCAAGGCGGGGTGGGGTATAGCCTTGAAGCCATTATCAAAGGAGATGACAAAATCCCTCAAATCTCCGGAGCCTCGATTCTGGCAAAAACCTCAAAAGATGCACAGATGATTGAGCTTGATGAGCAATTCCCACAATATGGATTCAAGAATAATGCCGGATATGGGACATCAGAGCATTTGGAGGCTATCAGGACATATGGGCAGACATATTGGCATCGTAAAAGTTTCGTGATTCGTTGA